The sequence GCGATGAGCTGCGAGATGGCGGCGCACAGAAAGCCAAACACATAATAGAGCTCGCTGATCTGTCGCGCAGCACACACCGACACAAATCACGCGCAGCGGTATTTACTGAGTGCATTAGACAATCAGCGCCACAGCCAACGGCATTAACACTGCCGTTAACACGCCCATCATACTCATGGCTAACGCAGCAAAAGCACCTGCTTCTTCGCTTTCTTGCAACGCCCGTGCAGTACCAACAGCGTGAGCAATAATCCCAACGCCATGCCCTGCGCCGCTGGATTCGTAATGCGAAAGACACGCAACACCTCAATCCCTAACATGGCCCCCAAAACCCCGGTAATCATAACGAAAACCGCCGCCAGCGAGGCAGCGCCACCAATCTCTTCCGCAACAAGCATAGCAATTGGTGTGGTCACGGATTTTGGCGCAATGGTTTTTAAGATCAATGCTTCGGCGCCAAACAGCCAAGCCAATGCCACGCCTAAAATGGTGGCAAATAAACCACCAACAAACAGAGTGATCAGCGTTGGCCACAAGACCTGGCGAACACGGCGCATATTCATATATAAAGGCACGGCCAAGGCAACAGTCGCAGGGCCTAACATCACCGTTAGTAGTTGCGCACCTTCTTTGTACACAGCGTAGTCAATATCCAACAGCAACAAAGTTGCAATCAAGATAATCATAGACATCAAAACCGGCTGCAAAAGCATCCAGCGGGTTTTTTCATAGGCTGCCAGCGCCAACTGATACACCCCAAGGGTTAAACCAAAAGCAAATAGCGGGTGATGTACCACTGCATCAAAGGCAGCATGCCAGTCCAGATTCATAATTTATCCTTAGTGCGCGCCTGTCGCCCAATCAGCACTTGCATCAGCCAGCCAACAAAAACCATGGAAACCAATAAGGAAATCAGTAAAGCACCAATAATTGCCCAAAGATCTGCCTGGATGTCGGCCATATGCACAATCACACCAACTGCCGGCGGAACCAATAGCAAAGGTAAGTAACGCAATAAGCTCGCTGCTGCTTCATTAAGCGGCTCATTGACACTGCCGCGCACAACTAAAAATGCAAACAGCAGTACTAAACCAATAATGGGGCCCGGTAAAACTGGAAAAAAAAGCACGTTAAGTGCTGTTCCCGCTAGCTGAAAAGCTACCAGCCAGCTCAGTCCACGTA comes from Pseudomonas sp. C27(2019) and encodes:
- a CDS encoding CidA/LrgA family protein: MLLRGLSWLVAFQLAGTALNVLFFPVLPGPIIGLVLLFAFLVVRGSVNEPLNEAAASLLRYLPLLLVPPAVGVIVHMADIQADLWAIIGALLISLLVSMVFVGWLMQVLIGRQARTKDKL